A region of Flocculibacter collagenilyticus DNA encodes the following proteins:
- a CDS encoding acyl-CoA thioesterase: protein MGDRSREIQFRFLAEPTDVNFGGKVHGGIIMKWIDQAAYACAAGWSGKYCVTISVGNIRFYRPVLVGNLVEVSAKIVHTGNTSMNIYVSVKSRDPKSAAFAETNHCFISFIATDEAGYPVSVPSWEPKNKEDKLLQKYAIKMKSFTEDNEATLREDLAGIKKQQSQKETKK from the coding sequence ATGGGCGATCGATCTAGGGAAATACAGTTTCGGTTTTTAGCAGAACCTACCGATGTAAACTTTGGTGGCAAAGTACACGGTGGCATTATTATGAAATGGATAGACCAAGCAGCGTATGCATGTGCTGCTGGTTGGAGTGGTAAATACTGTGTAACAATATCTGTTGGTAATATTCGTTTTTATCGACCAGTATTAGTCGGTAATTTAGTCGAGGTAAGTGCCAAAATTGTTCACACTGGCAACACCAGTATGAATATATATGTATCAGTAAAAAGCCGCGATCCCAAAAGCGCCGCTTTTGCAGAAACCAATCACTGTTTTATCTCATTTATCGCAACCGACGAAGCCGGATACCCTGTCTCCGTTCCCTCTTGGGAACCAAAAAACAAAGAAGATAAACTCTTACAAAAATACGCCATAAAAATGAAATCATTTACTGAAGATAATGAAGCCACACTAAGGGAAGACTTAGCAGGAATAAAGAAACAACAAAGTCAAAAAGAAACTAAAAAATAA